The following are encoded together in the Juglans microcarpa x Juglans regia isolate MS1-56 chromosome 2D, Jm3101_v1.0, whole genome shotgun sequence genome:
- the LOC121249253 gene encoding uncharacterized protein LOC121249253 has translation MAQFRGALESNELYDVGYVGNLFTWSNRHSDHTFTKERLDRYLMSAKWEGMFREVVVEGLVARSSDHKPMLLSFVEGERRLNKRGFVFRFEASWLKDEECKSLVEGAWSKKVQSSKPIEKGAKVIEDMR, from the coding sequence ATGGCACAATTTAGAGGAGCCTTGGAGAGTAATGAGTTGTATGATGTAGGCTATGTGGGGAATCTTTTCACTTGGAGTAACAGACACTCAGATCACACATTCACAAAGGAAAGGCTGGATCGTTACTTGATGAGTGCAAAATGGGAGGGTATGTTTAGAGAGGTGGTGGTGGAAGGCTTAGTTGCAAGAAGTTCTGACCATAAGCCAATGTTGCTGTCTTTTGTGGAAGGTGAAAGAAGGCTAAATAAGAGAGGTTTTGTCTTCAGGTTTGAAGCTAGCTGGTTGAAAGATGAGGAGTGCAAGAGCTTGGTTGAAGGGGCCTGGTCTAAAAAGGTGCAGTCAAGTAAACCAATAGAAAAAGGTGCAAAAGTTATTGAGGATATGCGGTGA